Proteins encoded within one genomic window of Candidatus Thiodiazotropha endoloripes:
- a CDS encoding FKBP-type peptidyl-prolyl cis-trans isomerase, with the protein MQPLIASLLIGNFRLMLRTTTSLFIACLMALPAIADQQAPLSDEASKINYSVGYQIGSDFRFQDIEIRPEAVIQGIRDALHENQSQMSAAEMKQVMAELGRSLAERKKQLRASQFQLLLEKSNRFHAENREKPGVITTDSGLQYRIVEKGYGTNHPGNNDKVLVHYTGKLLNGQVFDSSFDRGKPASFNVNGVIKGWTEALQLMKKGDHWQLFIPPALAYGEKGAPPRIPPNSTLVFDLQLIAIQTE; encoded by the coding sequence ATGCAACCGCTGATCGCAAGCTTACTAATTGGGAATTTCAGGCTCATGCTCAGAACCACCACATCTTTGTTTATCGCATGTCTCATGGCATTGCCTGCAATTGCAGACCAGCAAGCTCCACTGTCGGATGAGGCTTCCAAGATCAACTATAGCGTTGGTTATCAGATCGGCAGTGACTTCAGGTTTCAAGATATTGAAATCCGCCCGGAAGCGGTCATACAGGGCATCCGTGACGCACTGCATGAGAATCAGAGTCAAATGTCTGCAGCAGAGATGAAACAGGTCATGGCGGAACTGGGAAGAAGCCTTGCAGAGAGAAAGAAGCAGCTGAGAGCCAGTCAATTTCAACTGCTGCTTGAAAAGAGCAACAGGTTTCATGCCGAAAACAGAGAAAAACCGGGCGTCATCACCACAGACAGTGGTTTACAGTACAGGATTGTAGAGAAGGGATACGGAACGAATCATCCGGGTAACAACGATAAAGTGCTTGTGCACTACACCGGCAAGCTGCTGAACGGACAAGTTTTTGACAGTTCCTTTGATCGAGGAAAACCGGCAAGCTTTAATGTCAATGGTGTGATCAAGGGCTGGACGGAAGCTCTGCAACTGATGAAGAAAGGCGACCATTGGCAACTGTTCATCCCACCCGCGCTTGCTTATGGTGAAAAGGGAGCACCACCAAGAATCCCTCCCAACAGTACATTGGTTTTCGATCTTCAGTTAATCGCCATTCAGACAGAGTAA
- a CDS encoding FKBP-type peptidyl-prolyl cis-trans isomerase N-terminal domain-containing protein, which translates to MQYRTMQLIAIVLISNSLFADEAISLSDKVDRTNYAIGQQIGQDFRKQNMDLDPEALSRGMNDGHAGKQPELKPAEMRELLVNLKRQITKDMKADAMAKMKHRQTEKQRRLKAGSEFLEKNRALPDVVTTGSGLQYKIIKPGSGTQPTKDDQVKLHYVSRRLDSQVFYSTYLKGGPKTHRVGELIPGMSEALQLMQPGAKWELYIPHQLAYGRNGPVAHETVIIEVELLETAVPPSQASK; encoded by the coding sequence ATGCAATACCGCACGATGCAACTCATCGCAATAGTTCTCATCAGCAATAGTCTGTTTGCAGATGAAGCCATATCACTATCAGACAAAGTTGACCGCACAAACTATGCGATTGGTCAACAGATCGGCCAGGATTTCAGGAAACAGAATATGGACCTGGATCCTGAAGCATTATCCCGTGGCATGAATGATGGTCATGCCGGTAAGCAACCTGAGTTGAAACCCGCTGAAATGAGAGAGCTGCTGGTCAATCTCAAGCGTCAGATCACCAAGGATATGAAAGCTGACGCCATGGCAAAGATGAAACACAGACAGACCGAGAAACAGCGCAGATTGAAGGCTGGCAGTGAGTTTTTGGAAAAAAACAGAGCTTTGCCCGATGTTGTCACCACCGGCAGTGGCTTACAGTACAAAATCATCAAGCCTGGCAGTGGCACCCAACCGACAAAAGACGATCAGGTCAAGCTGCACTATGTCTCTCGCCGCCTCGATAGCCAGGTGTTTTACAGTACCTACCTTAAGGGTGGCCCGAAAACTCATCGCGTCGGTGAATTGATTCCAGGTATGTCTGAAGCCCTGCAACTGATGCAACCCGGCGCCAAATGGGAGTTGTATATCCCCCATCAATTGGCCTATGGTCGCAATGGACCGGTTGCCCATGAGACGGTAATCATCGAAGTCGAATTGCTTGAAACAGCCGTGCCACCTTCACAGGCATCGAAGTAG